The Belonocnema kinseyi isolate 2016_QV_RU_SX_M_011 chromosome 2, B_treatae_v1, whole genome shotgun sequence nucleotide sequence TGGAAGATATTCAGCGAGTATTTAATCTTTAGTTAGatcaattgaatttatttgtcTAAATAAATTgctattaagtaaaaaattaaaaattagttaataattcttGGAAACTTGtaaattatcgaataaaaataattcatgttaaaatttttttgaatactgactttcccatgaattttacataaaactactATTTTGCATTTCTTAGGGCATTTCCCAGATACATTACAAAGGTTTAGGGTTGTAGGGCGGTGGGAGTGCGGAAGGGGAAGGCAGAGTTTAGGGTTTTGATGAAGAGCAGCAGTTTCTACATAATATAGAAAAGCGTCAGGCAGAGGGAAACAAGCTGTGAGGAGAAAATAGCGGTGAGGGTTATGGGTGGATTTGTTGGCTAGATGGGGTAGTTGAAAAAGTTTGGGAGGAGGGTGAGTTGGAGAAAGAACATATAAGATTATCAGAAGATTGATATACATggatagttatttaaaaaagagtGTACAAGGAAAAGGAGGGTAGGAATTAAGGAAAAGGGGAAGTTGTAAGTGTAGAATAGATAGCAGTTGGGGGACCGGTGTGGTAAACATAGAGGTAGACATAGGGAAGAGGAGGTACATATGTGAGGGAAGAAGATATGGGAGGAACGGGAATGAATAGTTAAGAGATAGAATGATTAGCAGGGAGAGAAGAGGGACGCAAAAGGGCAACGATGAAGCTGCGAAAAGAAAGTATTGGGCAGGGGAAATGCTAAGTATTGGAGGTAGATTGGTTGGTCAAGTGAAGCGATGTTGATAGTGACAGAAGGTGAGCTGAGAGAGGGGAGTAGAGAAGAAAAGGAGGACGAGTGGTNNNNNNNNNNTGAGAAAGGAAAGTAGGGAAAGAAGAAATAAGAAGAGGACTTACTATTGATAGTTATGTGAAGAGGAGTGTAGTGGGTAAGGAAGGGTAGGAGTTGAGAGAAAGTAAAAGTGGTGAGAGTAGAATAAGTAGCAATGGGGTGAAGAGTAAGGTGATTTGAGTGGAAGCAGATTTGATTTTCTGGAATTAGAATCAAAGGGATTCTCTTTACCTTTAGACTAATTTATATTTAACCCAAGACAAGTAGTTAAGATGGAGAGGAAGTGACAAAACAACAGGCGACATTTTACCTTCATTCCTTCTTCCCAGGAGATCCAAAGGTCGCCTCTGGTCAAGAAGCATGCGACGGCATGTCTAGCCAAGTGGTGAATCCAACCCTCTTCCCTCAGTTGAGTCATTATCGCATCGATCCAAGGATATCCTGTCTGTCCCTGtggaaaaataaaagttcaatgcGCTCCTCATCCCTTATGTTTATGCAGAAGAACAGACAAAGACGTGATTCTTGGAAATATTCCAAACGTCCATCAGCATGGCAATCTGAcgataagattttcaaattattagagAGTAAAATAAGCTTAAGTAGCCCAAgttatatatttaaatgaaagacTATTTAAAAAGTTGCATCAAACTTGGCAGCCTGCTGAAAATCGGGGACATTAGACAGGAAAAGTTTCGGAAATGTTATATTATATTGATATGGAGGTCGAATATAGGGGACAAGGTTGTTAGGAAAGTTTTCTTGAATCTCTGGATTGCAAGATTTACGAAAACATGAAAGTATTTGAGAACTATTGagtggtaatttttaatttttcatggcaAAGTtcgaaatattcattttaataacaaaatattgtccATTAAACAAAACAgcttgaacattttcattttcagacGAGATACTAAGACGGAAATTGGGTTTCGGTTAAATTGGTTCAACTttatatttgttgtaaaattatccAATATGTCAATTTAGGCTAATTTAAAAAACCTGATTTCTGTAATGAACGTGCTGAGTTCTTTCTACTTTGATGGTAATTTATCAAAATGGTGTTTACTGGGAACATGGATAGGATTTACTGGGACCTCAGTCCTGTAAATAACGTGAATTTCATAAGAAATATTTGATGACAAGACTTATTAGGAAGctacaagaaaattttatttcccgAGATCTCAAACAAATTTCCTGAGAATTTACTCAAGAAATTTCAGTTCCAGAATTCATATCaaaatatgttaaagaattttgttcctttGTCTATTTTCTACGAATCAAATGTCTTAAGAAATTCTCTGGGAAAGTATTTAAGcccttttgagaaaaaaatcgagaaatttgcaagtttgagcgtgctatggcgcgcgacggttgaatctcgcgcttcgcgctcgataataggttacgtcgcgcttcgcgctcggatatttattctttgcaatttggaatgcttgaaaaaaactttatcgaagagatctcttttagatggcagtattcatatgcgtcttcatattctgaattgtctacttaattaagtatagtcagagattaagtttctcaaagctctgtaagctttgaggtacacattctcatcgtgacactcgcgctgcgcgctcgatttccgacagacatttgtaaacaggttttgttggatttttttctcgtaactttcgtccttttttcacacatttttttttattttaattttttcaacgttattttccacgaataaaacaaaaggtacgcgtgctatcaagaagtgattcttaacgaaattttagatcttttttgggataaccatttttgttaatttatctttttttatcctacgagggtagttcaataagtccttagaatgaccaacagatggcgcgcaaatcgctccaaatcatctgttttcagtcagcaccactcccgactagatatatNNNNNNNNNNNNNNNNNNNNNNNNNNNNNNNNNNNNNNNNNNNNNNNNNNNNNNNNNNNNNNNNNNNNNNNNNNNNNNNNNNNNNNNNNNNNNNNNNNNNgtatagagctccaaggagattatgttgaaaaataaaaaaaaaattacccaaaaaaaattgtttttatacttcattctaagaacttattgaactaccctcgtacatagtttgtccacaaaatggaattttttattttccattattttttgtgcaatcaaaatttgaattttcggtttttgaagaaaatcaaaatttttttttgacaatcttgtagggatttcaaaaagaaatgtttttcttcccttgactttttttcatatcgtgcgtttttcggcttcaaattttgattttcggttgattaaaaaaattttgaaaacgctataactctgagaattttctttttattgaaaaaaagtcatgaggataaattgtttgctcttttcaatactataaatatccgtacatagaattttcaaattcagaaaaaagtggtctcaaaaattttcaaaatgcgctcactttttgaatttttatcaaaaatggctggttaacgaactcgtcctttcttttaggacctagaaaaagtgtgccatagATGGatatgatttgtttattttttcgagagttatcgtgtttacgggcgaACGGACGGACGGGcagacgccatcatgaaaacctgattttcggattcagggcgtctcgaaacgtggagatccgttgaaaaagtgtgatgtcaaatttccgacaattctaatactttctcaatcataaatgatgagaatgtaaaaaattagaaatctctTTTTCCCCAAATTGTTCCcagatattctaaaaaaaaattcagataatttccTAAGATTTAAGAATGTGCGAGAAAAATCCGTTACTTAAATTCTGCATAATTTCCTGTGGTAATTTCCATAAGTTCTTAGGGGAAAAAATTCGTGAACTCCCAAGGGggtttttcagaaatattataactgaaaatttacccaACTATATCTAAAGGCTTCTGATGAAACTTTACGGTTTTTCTGAGGAACTTCCTAGGAGTTGACCTATCAGTAATTCTGAATATAATGCATTCTGCGTTTACGTCTCTGCACCCTTTTGGtacatttattctttaaaatttgcttaaatgagttttataaaaatgaatgtaCTTTTAAATTCTAGGGAATACAATTTCGCTGTAAGTTCCCGGGAAATGTATGAGGAAAGGCCCagcgaatttccaaataaatcttccaaaaaatgttatcGTCTGTTATTTGAACAGAATTTAGTGGgatattaaaattcttggaataaTCGCAGAAATTTGTCTAGAAATTTCCTGATAATTTAaacagaaattccttgaaatagaattttctgttaaattctCTGCATATTTGTTGTGAATTTTCATAGAACTGCCaaagaattcctttaaattttacatcgggattttcatattaaaattttttttcctacaacTGCAGGAAATAAAATTGTTCGGTAAGtaccctgaaatttttttaacaaatttcctaataaaaaatcACCTCAAAGAATGTTTttggcaatatttaaaaaaaatgtttacatgagataaagcaaaatatattttaaacgttttactTGCCTTTATTCCTATTATATATCGATGGGTGCTACGAATATTAGGCTATCTTTCCGCTACGGATAAGAATTATGCTAAcgtcatttagctaagttttcaggaggaaaaatcaaagtattatttttttaaacatttcctacgaattcaaaacgccagtattttgtattacagtttgtaatgtaatgtagactcctataactttcaaaacaagaaattttaaaagatttttatttcttttaacacttttgCGAGTTTAGTAAATTTCATGCAAAATGAAGTTAACTTAATTCTGTACGGTAACGAAAGGATACCCTattattcgtagaacccatcgatatgaTATCTTATACCTTGAAACAGTGTATCGGAAATACGGAATATTGCACTAAAGTTGCAAAACTTcaggtttatatttatttttcaaataataataataataataataataataataatgtctgTTTCGCATATGATATAAAAgttgtttgtaatttttctttgtaatCTCGAATATATATACTTCATTTCattaaataatcctttttttacaACTAATTATTCCAGTACAAAGAATATTGtacatataaaatttttgatttgattgaAGACGAAATTTAGGGCCTTTTCCAGATAACAGAAAGGTATCTTACGCATTTTGTCCATGCACTTACGTTAGCCCATTTGGCGAGAGCATCGACGTTTTTTTCCCAGGGTATCTGGACGCAAATTGGATTTCCTTGCATTTTATTGAAGTTGGGATTGTTCGTGGccgcacaataaaaaaattcacgccATAGCAATTGACCATGAAGAGAAAGCGGAGGCACTGTTTTCTTTATCTGAAAGTTCGAAAAGTTCATCGTAAATTGGAGAGCATATGTGGAGAGACGATATAAAAAGTCGTATCATAAAAGCTTCCAATTGTGATTGTATCATAAATAATCGCTTATTCTCCAATACCTACTATCGTATTTCatcgtatttttaaaatggaaaatttgctttaaagttgaaaataaatgaacAGAAAAGTTCGAAATTAATCGATACAAATTAATTTAGATATAGAATCTCTTTTCGCTAACTTGAGTCTTATTTTCTTTAAGAGGCAATCTTATCGAAATAATTGAGATgagtaaattacttttttgtaaagaTCGATCAGCTGATAGTAAAAAAGTCTTGTACTGAGACAGCCAAATCGTAGATAAGGCGAGAGGCCAGTTTGACTAGCAAGTAGCGACTGGGGAGTCATTTTAGGGCGACCGAAGCTCGCCACCCACGCTTTTCTTTCAAGATGACGTTCCAAACGTGCAATAGCTTCACTCTCTCCGCCAACCCAAACTGGAGGTAGTAGGCCTTCAGTATCAAAACCTGAAAAGCAAAAGGAAAGTTTAGCTGGATCTACTTTCATCGTCCGTCTTCAAAGCCAATAtgttatttattgttattaaccgcaaaaaatgtaatgaatattGCGCTTATTCGACCCGCATCATTCTTTAAGCAGAAACACTTGGAGTTTCAGCCGGGTGTCCACTATGGTGGctcaaaaacactattttttatagGGCAACGATCTCCCCCATTTCAtcccaaatccgaaaaaagaacttctcttattttttattttattttatttttatttcagcagGTACAGGTTTTGGCtggaagtttcccatgtaaaatgcaggaggaaaaatcaattttttgagtttatggaaTAACTTTTTAGGGTTTTgggaaaatgtgacgggaaagcatagaggcttgtagagaattattcaacaaagaatttcatgtatcccTGAAGACAACCCTTATCAGATCTGTTTTATCGTCTTCTTTTtacgtaaaattatttaaattgacctagtgtaatatttatcaacaatatttaataaatttttaataatttaagcaaatggaatttttttaaatttgttttttcaaaattcgttttttccttaaaatatattactattggtctagcgAAATACTGATTAACATtggttaatcaattttcaattattgaaacaaacgaagtttatttaaataatttttgtttcaaacatttcgttttttattaaaattattccaattcaTTTAGAGGAATGTTTATCAATCTtggataattgattttttaatatttagacaaATTCCATTTctgtaagtaatttttttcgaaaatgtatttttattaatgaaaattattactgttggtctaatggaatatttatcaatattggcaaaataatttttaattgtgtgaGCAAATTCCActgatttaaaaaggattttttccctcaaaattcGTCTAACTGGCAGTTTATCATCGTTAATAAcatagattttctttaaaacattttccaaatgtattagaataatttattatttatttccacaACCTTTAATTTGCTTAAGCAATCATTTCCCCCAAAATgtgtaaatttattcaattacttttattgaaaaggttttaaattatttaatcaatggGATGAGTATTTTGCAGTGGCATAGCTAGGGGGAGGCGAAGGGGGCCGCTGCCCCGGAAGCAAACTCTTGGGGCGGCAAAACGATCTTTAAAATGAATGCAGATTTGAGAACTATGGTCGGCAAATTGTATTTGGCCCCGGGAGGAAAATTTCGTAGCTACGCCACTGGTATTTTggtagaccaatagtaataatttgtagagggagaaacgaatttttgaagaaaacatattattcaaacaaattccatttgtttaaatagttgaaaataaattgagtaatattgataaatattccactagatcaatttaaataattttaagtaaaaaaaagacaatgatacagtgctcaaaaggtcggtTTCATGAAAATTTGCCATGTTTGGTTTTAAGGGTACCTTTCAGGGACTCGTGGGGGTCTGTTCGGGATGTGAAACTCATATGttttatacatgaaattctttattgGAAAATTCTATGCAAGCCTCTATACTTTCCCGGCACATTTTCACAAAgcctaaaaaaatattccaaaaactcaaaaaagtgatttttcctaatgcattttacatgggaaacttccaATCAAAACCTgcacctgttaaaaaaaaaattaattaataaaaaattagggcaTTTCTTTTTTCGTGTTTTGAATGAAATGAAGGGGATCGTTATCCgctagcataaaaaaaatttccttgcatttttagaccaccctagtGTCCAACCTTCCGTCCGTCTTACTTTTTGCCTGGGAGTGGAAGCAAACTTTAAGATCTTTGATGAAATTCGTAGCATCATCCGATTTCAACTGACAAGATGTCAAATTTCAGCGTTGTGAGTTTTCAAAAACCCCCCTTTTTACTGTCCCGagatttgtttcattttattaagaattgaataaaaataattatacctaattctTCAAGTGTGGGGACTCCATATTGATCGTCATGGTCCTCTTTAAGGGGTGTAATTGCATTCCCTAGACAGTCTAATGTAACTGTAGGGGCTGGAAGTTCTGGGGAATCCATACTCgcaacaatattttgaaattgatgatAGGTCAAGGGTGACCTTcctccatttttttctattatcctAAAACAAGATTCCTttctaatttttgcaattttctataaattcaataaatagagATTAAGTTTTTCCCACAGTCGTATGAAGAATGTATTTTACAACACTAACACATTTTTTCTCACATTTCGTAGACAATTCTGAAAGATCCGGCCAAACTgtagaattgcaaaaaatttaaattataaaatctgaaCGTTTCGATTTTCAAAAGGATGCACATTTTTACGCTAGTTCGAGATATGATGTTTACAAAAGTAATAatgtattcaaatatattttaaattttggtatttaTGAACAGTGAATGAATCGAAGTTAAGAAATCAACAATGAATATTTATGCTTTTGATAAATATTCAGAATTACAACGATTCACAACTTATAGAGATTAATCAGACCTTTTCAACATTTCACGTTGATGaacttgtattgaaaattgattttgtttcgCAATTAATTATGATCTAAGATGCATGCGTTTTGtgctataaatatattttctatatatGCTGTAGCACGTTAGCTACAGTTTAATGGCAACTCAGTCCCGCAATGAAGTTTGTAATTAAGGCGCACCACCACTTAAACCCCTCCACATCACTTACACGAAAATCCAATCGATATTTTCACTTAAGTGTactgaataaatttgtttaattattaaaacaaaatcacTATTAAGAGAAGATCATTAAGATAAAATCTTGGCAGGTTCCAAAAGGTAAACTAATTCGAGTAtttacatttaaagttttttactgtttctaatttaattttacattaaactaTATACatgtaaatgaaagaaatttaataattcgaaagttaaaaacaaaatgtgGAGTCAATGTTCACGTTAACAAAACAAGAATGCACTTCCTAATATCGTTTAGAACGAAGCTAGATAGACCACCAGTGATGTTGGATAACACGAGGTAAAATCGATCAACGCGTCACGTACAATTTAAATAGTGGAGAACATAAATTATACTCGATATGTATGCATATATATTTTCTGAATAAGTATGTGTATGCCCGTTCTATTTCAGCAATAAACAGCTATCCTGATGTAGACCGAAACAATGCGCCATCGAAAACTAAATTATAATTCAAGTCTCATATTGtacaatttatcaaaatattttaatagcagCAGTATATCTAAATGTTGCTTAGACTTTTTATAAAGCATGAAACTTGGCATTgcgttaattttctataaaaattttaattttttttcgaaaaatatcctTGTATTTAGCCTTTTTTATTATATCGAATTGTTTTATGAGAATTTCGAAAACGCAgtgtatttttatacataaaaatatgtttgtgaaatattccgAGAACCTCCCTTTCCTTTTCAGACTctatatatcaacaaaaaaactcttTCGAATTATCGAAATTTAGATCTTATTAAATAACCAACTGATTTTGGGCATCCGCATAAAAAGGGCCCTTATAGCCGGTATGGAGTTAAGTATAGGGGCACGTAGCCGGATAAATTCCCTGCATTTTAGGCTCAAAATGAACCTTTCTACTTTAAGAACAAGTCACTGGGGAATTTTTGATCTAGGAACTTCAAAAAAccattctttaagaaaaatgcatttaaacttGGCGAAATGTCATAAGCACccatgttatattttttctttgaatgtaaAATATACTTACTTCCGGTTACTATCTTAATATAAATATACTCCCAGTTAATTAGGTATAGGTCCCAGTATCAATTTCCACTAAAAcctaaaactaataattttgacaTTAGCTTAGAAAAACGCGAATATCTCCTAAACAAGAACCGGCCATAAGGGCCCTTTCACATGGACATACACAATTAGTATCTAGTAACTTTCAATTAAACTAAtaagctatttttatttacaattttatttatttataattaggtataacagaaattttaaaactattcctAGGGAAAAGTTGGacctaaaaaagtataaataatttagatttgatAGAAATGTGTCTgggcgaattaaaaaatttttgattttggtattgaataaaattatctttataacttgtggtttaaaaaatatataaaaatgcttgaaattctctttatttccaattttgattcctggatattaaccattttttgcaTAGTGCATTTTGTCACTGGAAAACAGAGGTAAATTAAATAGAAATGATCTCacagaaattaattgaattcaatcagaaaaaaattcgaagactttttttactacatttttctaattgtttaattttaaacattaaaaatgtgaaaatatacCGTTCCCAATTCTCATTCCAAGCCAACTAGTTACTTTCCTTCCTTTGAAAGTAAATCACTGCTTTAAGTTGCATTTAGATTGAAGtccacaaatttttttggttaaaatactcagatttcttcatatattttacttttttgaccACTGGAATTTATAGCTTTAGAATTGAATAACTGTTGataaaaacatataaaagtagactaattttcaatttatagtgGTTGCATTACAAATTAAACCCTTTAATCCCCAGAGCTTTTCTTAACTTGTTGTTTTActtttttgtgtataagaaacgaCTTTCTTGCATCTGATGACTGTTTCagagtagaaagaagtgaaaagtagaattttgcgCATTATTGCCCGTATTAACGCATTATCGCGTGATATTAAGCaatattacaaagtattttaaaagtctacacgtaaatatgtaaaaatataatctCGATTGAAAGaagatgttttgaaatattttcaagaagtaaaaattgataattaaaacatGAGTTATTTAATATCTAATTATCAATTTTGGACTTACTCTTTCAAGTTGTAAAGAGTGTGGGACGTCCTGTGAAGTACCGAGATACCAAGCTCTTCACAGAGAGTCGAGATGTTGAGATCACGAACACGTCCAAATGGTTCGGGATCCTCTTCAAAGGTGAGATTCGTTGTTCCCCAttccttaaataattttggaaGAGCATCTGCTGGTTGACCACGTATAACGAAAAGACGCGAGTTGAGTTTCCTTAGAGAGCGATCCAAGTCGTCCAGGCACTGTAGAAGGAATCTAAAGAACCATTCCatttatgattttcattttatactctttttcacttttattgcttattttaaatttacagctTAGTGCTGTTTCAgagttgatatttttcaatttgagaactccaatttaagtaatttgtgaTCGCATTTCAAATCCTATATTtctgaaattgaatttaattcaattacaatttacgaatgttcaatttatttttcctgaccaatttttctttttccctggttgttaaaaatttgtctttcaggttaaattttcaaacaaagaaattaattttgaactacaaagataaatcttcaaccaagaaaattaattttttactcaaaaggttaaattttaaacgaaatacattaattttccacaaaataatagtACAAGTTTTAgtgaaaatgaagaattttcaccaacaaattaatagttaaattttcatatacaaaataattttcaatttaaaaaaaaacaaatttttgaaaaaaagtttatttttcaacgaaaggagttaacttttaaccaaaatgttaaattttcaatcaacaaaattaatttttttgaaaaaaagaatgacttttaaaaaaatacctgcattttgaacaaactagttccattttcaactaaacaaataaattttccactaaaattattaatcgtcaaccaaagaaattaattttgaacctaatggtttaattttagaccaaatagatacattttttaaatatttaaattttcaattaaagaatataatttttccaagaaatatggagtagttgaattttcagttaaaaagaatgtTCCAAtcgaaaaagaaagaattttcaacgaaatatttaaatctttaaccataTGAATGAACTTCGAATTgaagtaatgaatcttcaaccaac carries:
- the LOC117167100 gene encoding cryptochrome-1; the encoded protein is MTGGRDGDIGTGGIKVRGDGRKHTVHWFRKGLRLHDNPSLREGLIGASTFRCVFVLDPWFAGSTNVSINKWRFLLQCLDDLDRSLRKLNSRLFVIRGQPADALPKLFKEWGTTNLTFEEDPEPFGRVRDLNISTLCEELGISVLHRTSHTLYNLKEIIEKNGGRSPLTYHQFQNIVASMDSPELPAPTVTLDCLGNAITPLKEDHDDQYGVPTLEELGFDTEGLLPPVWVGGESEAIARLERHLERKAWVASFGRPKMTPQSLLASQTGLSPYLRFGCLSTRLFYYQLIDLYKKIKKTVPPLSLHGQLLWREFFYCAATNNPNFNKMQGNPICVQIPWEKNVDALAKWANGQTGYPWIDAIMTQLREEGWIHHLARHAVACFLTRGDLWISWEEGMKVFDELLLDADWSINAGMWMWLSCSSFFQQFFHCHCPVRFGRKADPNGDYIRRYLPVLKNFPTRYIHEPWNAPMSVQRAAKCIIGRDYCLPMVNHSRSSRINIERMKHVYHNLNKYRENGEAV